From a single Fibrobacter sp. UWH4 genomic region:
- the phoU gene encoding phosphate signaling complex protein PhoU encodes MRNRFDSQLEALNRGIIEMGALVEDSLKASIDALLAFDRETAKKIVVGDKEIDQKMKEIETLCLRLLLSQQPVARDLRLISASLKMVGDLERIGDQAADIAEIVAECTDLDGAPLKLAAIPPMGIDVLKMLAQSIDAFVRKDLKLAKIVIESDDDVDFLFRSAKRELVETIRKTESDAESIIHSIMIAKYLERIGDHAMNVAQWAIFAETGTHHGVSLLNGVDDFDDK; translated from the coding sequence ATGAGAAACCGTTTTGATTCGCAACTGGAAGCCCTGAACAGGGGCATTATAGAAATGGGCGCCCTGGTGGAAGATTCCCTGAAGGCCTCCATCGACGCCTTGCTGGCCTTTGACCGCGAAACCGCCAAGAAAATTGTGGTGGGCGACAAGGAAATCGACCAGAAGATGAAGGAAATCGAGACCCTTTGCCTGCGGCTTTTGCTGAGCCAGCAGCCCGTAGCCCGGGACTTGCGCCTGATTTCTGCTTCCCTGAAAATGGTGGGGGACCTGGAACGCATTGGCGATCAGGCTGCAGATATTGCCGAAATCGTGGCGGAGTGTACAGACCTGGATGGGGCTCCCCTGAAACTGGCCGCCATTCCGCCCATGGGCATTGACGTGCTTAAGATGCTGGCACAGAGTATCGATGCTTTTGTCCGTAAGGACTTGAAGCTGGCCAAGATTGTAATTGAAAGTGACGATGACGTTGATTTCCTTTTCCGCTCTGCCAAGCGGGAACTGGTGGAAACTATCAGGAAGACGGAAAGTGACGCCGAGAGCATTATCCATTCCATTATGATCGCCAAGTACCTGGAACGCATCGGCGACCACGCCATGAACGTAGCCCAGTGGGCCATCTTTGCAGAAACCGGTACTCATCACGGTGTCAGCCTCTTGAACGGGGTCGACGATTTCGATGATAAGTAA
- the phnE gene encoding phosphonate ABC transporter, permease protein PhnE: protein MQSEKRLYNILFFCIVALFVASTAFTRYNPFEVFFNLENFRSFIVDDFFPPALPTGLKLEAIFQGILTTICMALSATTVAALLAFLTSLFASKRVSPAAWSPKFVRGFATFLRNIPALVWAFILFSSLGIGTGVGFVALCISSYAFMVRAFSETIDDISQDNLESLQAAGASFIQVVFHGILPSCLRGFISWFLYCIEVNLRSSTVVGMVGGGGIGLVLLSYLKGFKYNMSFTIILAIAVMVLFVDALTNYLRKELDLE, encoded by the coding sequence ATGCAGTCTGAAAAGCGGCTCTATAACATCCTGTTCTTCTGCATTGTAGCGTTGTTTGTGGCCAGCACCGCCTTTACCCGCTACAATCCATTTGAGGTATTCTTTAACCTGGAAAATTTCCGTTCCTTTATCGTGGACGATTTCTTTCCGCCAGCCCTTCCTACGGGCCTGAAACTAGAAGCGATTTTTCAGGGAATCCTGACGACTATCTGCATGGCCCTCTCGGCGACAACGGTGGCGGCGCTCCTAGCCTTCTTGACATCCCTCTTTGCCAGTAAGCGGGTGTCTCCTGCTGCCTGGTCCCCGAAGTTTGTCCGCGGCTTTGCCACCTTTCTTAGAAACATTCCCGCTCTGGTTTGGGCCTTTATCCTGTTCTCTTCTTTGGGGATTGGTACGGGAGTTGGTTTTGTCGCCCTCTGCATTAGCAGTTACGCCTTCATGGTTCGCGCCTTTTCCGAAACCATCGACGACATTTCCCAGGACAATCTGGAAAGCTTGCAGGCGGCAGGGGCTTCCTTTATCCAGGTGGTGTTCCACGGCATTTTGCCCTCTTGCTTGCGGGGCTTTATTTCCTGGTTCCTGTACTGCATCGAGGTGAACCTCCGGTCTTCTACGGTGGTAGGCATGGTCGGGGGAGGTGGCATCGGCCTTGTGCTGCTTTCGTACCTGAAAGGCTTCAAGTATAACATGTCCTTTACCATTATTCTCGCTATCGCCGTAATGGTCCTGTTTGTAGATGCTCTTACCAACTATTTACGCAAGGAGCTGGATTTAGAATGA
- the phnX gene encoding phosphonoacetaldehyde hydrolase: protein MKNQSVQMVVFDWAGTTVDFGSQAPLQIFDKTFRHFGLKFTLEEIAGPMGMEKKDHIRALLSSAEGQMFWKMAQRKEWTESDIDLIYECFGANLKAVVKDYSHVIDGVPETVQALREKGLKIGSTTGYSSEIMVPILAQAKKEGYSPDCYVTPDMCGFSRPTPFMLFECMKRLQVYPPKCVVKVGDTLVDIAEGKNAGAWSVGVLTGSSVLGFSKEHYDELSNGEIWNAKRVAEQKFFDAGADFVIDSISDLPELIKQIDEKLR from the coding sequence ATGAAAAATCAGTCGGTACAAATGGTTGTCTTTGACTGGGCCGGAACGACGGTTGACTTTGGTTCACAAGCGCCCCTCCAGATATTTGATAAGACGTTTAGGCATTTTGGACTCAAGTTTACTTTAGAAGAAATTGCGGGCCCTATGGGAATGGAAAAGAAGGACCATATCCGAGCCTTGCTTTCTTCTGCAGAAGGTCAGATGTTCTGGAAAATGGCACAGAGAAAAGAGTGGACTGAATCGGATATAGACCTTATTTACGAATGTTTTGGCGCCAATTTGAAAGCGGTGGTGAAGGATTACAGTCATGTGATAGACGGTGTTCCCGAAACAGTTCAGGCACTTCGTGAAAAGGGGCTAAAAATCGGAAGTACAACGGGCTACTCTTCTGAAATCATGGTGCCGATTCTTGCCCAGGCGAAAAAAGAAGGCTATAGTCCGGATTGCTATGTGACACCGGATATGTGCGGTTTTAGCCGCCCGACTCCTTTTATGCTTTTCGAATGCATGAAACGCCTCCAGGTGTATCCGCCAAAATGCGTAGTCAAGGTGGGGGATACCCTGGTGGATATCGCCGAAGGGAAAAATGCCGGGGCCTGGTCGGTGGGGGTCTTGACTGGCTCCAGCGTGTTGGGTTTTTCCAAGGAACACTACGATGAACTTTCTAACGGAGAAATCTGGAATGCGAAGCGGGTGGCAGAACAAAAATTTTTCGATGCCGGTGCGGATTTCGTAATTGATTCTATATCGGACTTGCCGGAGCTTATAAAGCAAATCGATGAAAAATTGAGGTAA
- a CDS encoding RNA degradosome polyphosphate kinase: MKLTEENYIERDVSWMLFNRRILAEAQRQEIPLMERLNFLGIYSNNLDEFFRVRVATLNRIVDFADKNSKDLRERSKQALKTIGRLNAKYAQTFKETVTDVFNQLQKKHIHLLSEQELDDSQKEAVKEYCLSKLAGNLSPVWLSSVQGVNSLSDDSIHFVVRLKKQDEQKKGRRKGYAIIEIPVKKFGRFVQLPDVSSGNVTDHYVMYLDDVIRCALPYLFPGSGFNRFEAWSFKFTKDAEMELDTNIQGGTLQKIAKGVRSRKNGLPIRFIYDEKMPREVLKKLLEQLKLSSVDASLPSGRHQNHKDLMKFPRFEAPRGTKFEYPKWPSVMPAWAMAPTLLDVIREKDRFIHVPYHSFDAYINLLREAAINPEVKGIKTTLYRLARDSKVIGSLIAAARNGKKVTVVIELLARFDEESNIDWCKKMADAGIHVIMGVEGLKIHSKVTLITAKKGNLACISTGNFHEGNACAYTDFLQFTARQPIVKDVERLFDFIEKPYMSVKFKELVVSPNDMRRQLTRLINQEIRNHNLGYPAYILCKLNHVTDESMVKKIYEAASAGVKVDLLVRGNCSLVPSLPELGGNLRVNAIIDRYLEHSRILIFANGVDLEHLGVGEEDGSYHDYKVFIGSADWMPRNLDHRIEVYSPVFDIDIKREARLVVEQGMRNNYNSFRSQAELYKHYKAVEK, from the coding sequence ATGAAACTGACGGAAGAAAACTACATCGAGCGGGATGTGTCGTGGATGCTTTTTAACCGCCGCATTCTGGCGGAAGCCCAGCGACAGGAAATTCCGCTGATGGAGCGGCTTAACTTTTTGGGAATTTACAGCAATAACTTGGATGAATTTTTCCGGGTCCGCGTAGCGACTCTCAACCGCATCGTGGATTTTGCGGACAAGAATTCCAAGGACCTTCGAGAACGTAGCAAGCAGGCCTTAAAGACTATTGGAAGGCTTAACGCCAAGTACGCCCAGACCTTCAAGGAAACCGTTACGGATGTGTTCAACCAGTTGCAGAAAAAACATATCCACCTTCTTTCGGAGCAGGAACTGGACGATTCCCAGAAAGAGGCCGTAAAGGAATACTGCCTCTCGAAACTGGCGGGAAACCTTTCTCCCGTCTGGCTTTCTTCGGTCCAGGGAGTCAATTCCCTGTCCGATGACTCCATCCACTTTGTCGTCCGCCTCAAAAAGCAGGACGAGCAGAAGAAGGGGCGCCGCAAGGGCTATGCCATTATCGAGATTCCCGTCAAGAAGTTCGGCCGTTTCGTGCAACTGCCCGATGTCAGTTCCGGTAATGTTACGGACCATTACGTCATGTACCTGGACGATGTAATCCGCTGCGCCTTGCCCTACCTTTTCCCGGGTTCCGGCTTCAACCGTTTCGAGGCCTGGTCCTTCAAGTTTACGAAGGATGCGGAAATGGAACTGGATACCAACATCCAGGGCGGTACGCTGCAGAAAATCGCCAAGGGGGTCAGGAGCCGCAAGAACGGCTTGCCAATCCGTTTTATCTACGACGAGAAAATGCCCCGGGAAGTGCTGAAGAAATTGCTGGAACAGCTGAAGCTTTCTTCGGTGGACGCGAGCCTTCCTTCGGGCCGCCATCAGAACCATAAGGACCTGATGAAGTTTCCGCGGTTTGAAGCTCCTAGGGGAACGAAGTTCGAATACCCCAAGTGGCCTTCGGTCATGCCCGCCTGGGCCATGGCCCCCACCCTTCTGGATGTCATCCGCGAAAAGGACCGCTTCATCCATGTGCCTTACCATTCCTTCGATGCCTACATCAACCTGTTGCGGGAAGCCGCCATCAATCCGGAAGTCAAGGGAATCAAGACCACCCTCTACAGGCTCGCCCGTGATTCGAAGGTTATCGGTTCCCTGATCGCCGCGGCCCGTAACGGCAAGAAGGTGACGGTGGTCATCGAGCTCTTGGCCCGCTTTGACGAGGAATCCAATATCGACTGGTGCAAGAAAATGGCCGATGCGGGTATCCATGTGATTATGGGGGTGGAAGGCCTCAAGATTCACTCCAAGGTGACGCTGATTACGGCGAAGAAGGGAAACCTGGCCTGTATTTCTACGGGCAACTTCCACGAAGGAAACGCCTGCGCCTATACGGACTTTCTGCAGTTCACGGCGCGGCAGCCTATTGTAAAGGATGTGGAGCGGCTCTTCGACTTTATCGAGAAACCCTATATGTCCGTCAAGTTCAAGGAGCTGGTGGTTTCACCCAACGACATGCGCCGTCAGTTGACGCGGCTCATTAACCAGGAAATCCGCAACCATAACCTGGGCTACCCGGCCTATATCCTGTGCAAGCTCAACCATGTCACTGACGAAAGCATGGTGAAAAAAATTTACGAAGCCGCTTCGGCGGGTGTCAAGGTGGATTTGCTGGTGCGTGGCAACTGTTCTTTGGTGCCTTCCTTGCCGGAACTGGGCGGAAACCTGCGGGTAAACGCCATTATCGACCGCTACCTGGAACATTCCCGTATCCTCATCTTTGCTAACGGTGTAGATCTGGAACACCTGGGAGTGGGCGAAGAAGACGGAAGCTACCACGACTACAAGGTTTTTATCGGTTCGGCCGACTGGATGCCCCGAAATCTGGACCACCGCATCGAAGTCTATTCTCCGGTTTTCGACATCGACATTAAGCGGGAAGCCCGGCTCGTCGTGGAGCAGGGCATGCGCAACAATTACAATAGTTTCAGGTCCCAGGCGGAACTGTACAAACATTACAAGGCAGTAGAAAAGTAA
- the phnC gene encoding phosphonate ABC transporter ATP-binding protein, whose product MEPILRFDHVTKRYGNGVRALKDVSLSIRPGEFVSIIGPSGSGKSTLLRSINKLISTTEGNVFFDGENVASLRGSRLRRSRSKIGMIFQNYNLVNNLSVLQNVLHGRLGHMKGIRGILGLYSEEDKENAWNLLEEMGLENFSYNKAGTLSGGQKQRVGIARAIIQDPKILLCDEPIASLDPSSAKVIMDLLRKMAQKRGIPCLVNLHQVDVALRYSTRIIGLHAGEVVFDGSPEELNGTAMERIYGTSVYNLVAGTSDETEMRQAYAV is encoded by the coding sequence ATGGAACCGATTTTAAGATTCGACCATGTGACGAAACGTTACGGGAACGGGGTCCGTGCCCTGAAGGACGTGTCCCTTTCCATAAGGCCCGGTGAATTTGTATCCATCATCGGCCCTTCGGGCTCGGGAAAGTCTACCCTTCTGCGGTCTATCAACAAGCTGATTTCTACGACAGAAGGGAACGTTTTTTTCGACGGTGAAAACGTGGCGTCCCTTCGCGGAAGCAGACTCCGCAGGAGTCGATCTAAAATCGGTATGATTTTCCAGAATTACAACCTGGTCAATAACCTTTCGGTTCTTCAGAACGTACTCCACGGCCGCCTGGGGCACATGAAGGGTATCCGGGGAATCCTCGGGCTCTATTCCGAAGAGGACAAGGAAAACGCCTGGAACCTTCTGGAAGAAATGGGCCTTGAAAATTTCAGCTATAACAAGGCGGGAACCCTTTCCGGTGGGCAAAAGCAGCGGGTGGGAATTGCCCGTGCCATTATCCAGGATCCTAAAATCCTCCTGTGTGACGAGCCTATTGCCTCCCTGGACCCTTCCAGCGCCAAGGTCATAATGGACCTTTTAAGAAAAATGGCCCAGAAGCGGGGCATTCCCTGCCTGGTGAATCTGCATCAGGTCGATGTGGCTCTACGGTATTCCACGCGAATCATCGGACTCCATGCCGGTGAGGTTGTCTTTGACGGAAGCCCCGAAGAATTGAACGGGACCGCCATGGAGCGGATTTATGGAACTTCGGTTTACAACTTAGTGGCAGGGACCTCCGATGAAACGGAAATGCGGCAAGCCTATGCAGTCTGA
- a CDS encoding phosphonoacetaldehyde reductase, giving the protein MDSFYNSVRVFQGRGCLRELPSVCKKALKDDLSAIILILVWDKSVLEQKGIQKLQEEFPNTLVEECSVSNPEIEDLFGLYQKFYRKKVDLIIAVGGGSVMDLGKSLCMIHDEEIESAEELRNIIAEKRYRKSSLQWIGVPTTSGTGSEVTCWATVWDMENLKKSSIETTENYAYAAFADSRLTENLPIKLAVSSALDAACHAAESYWAKSTNSISQMYALKAIHLIFSALPALVERRDPILTSEILSRASLVAGLAFSNTHTTACHSISYPLTMLFRIPHGVAVALLLGGVFKLNQSKIEDLPELLESFGVKSVDDIQPLVEGFLTAAGFEIRLSKWGATDATLEEAAEKSMTKGRADNNPVPLDKETVLKILNNIKG; this is encoded by the coding sequence ATGGATAGCTTTTATAATTCGGTGCGGGTTTTTCAAGGACGGGGCTGCTTGCGGGAACTCCCCAGTGTCTGCAAGAAAGCCCTGAAGGATGACCTGTCCGCTATCATTCTCATTCTCGTCTGGGACAAGTCTGTCCTGGAACAAAAGGGAATCCAAAAACTCCAGGAAGAGTTCCCCAACACCCTGGTAGAAGAATGTTCCGTTTCAAACCCGGAAATCGAGGACCTTTTCGGCCTTTATCAAAAGTTCTACCGTAAAAAGGTGGATTTGATCATTGCCGTCGGTGGCGGTAGCGTTATGGACCTGGGCAAGTCCCTTTGCATGATCCACGACGAGGAAATTGAATCTGCGGAGGAACTCAGGAACATTATCGCAGAAAAGCGGTACAGGAAAAGTTCCCTGCAGTGGATAGGCGTTCCGACTACCTCGGGAACGGGTAGCGAAGTGACCTGCTGGGCAACGGTCTGGGATATGGAAAACCTGAAAAAATCTTCCATCGAGACCACAGAAAATTATGCCTATGCGGCCTTTGCCGATTCCCGCTTGACGGAAAACTTGCCTATCAAGTTGGCGGTATCTTCCGCCCTGGATGCGGCCTGCCACGCGGCAGAAAGCTACTGGGCGAAATCCACGAATTCCATTTCCCAGATGTACGCTTTAAAGGCGATTCATCTTATTTTCTCTGCGCTTCCCGCTCTAGTAGAAAGGCGAGACCCTATCCTTACATCGGAAATTCTGAGTCGGGCAAGCCTTGTTGCAGGGCTTGCCTTTAGTAACACCCATACGACGGCTTGCCATTCTATTTCTTACCCCTTGACAATGCTTTTCCGCATTCCCCACGGCGTTGCAGTTGCACTGCTTCTTGGGGGAGTCTTTAAGCTGAATCAGTCAAAAATCGAGGATTTACCCGAGTTGCTGGAAAGTTTCGGGGTAAAGTCCGTAGACGATATCCAGCCCCTGGTGGAAGGGTTCTTGACGGCGGCAGGCTTTGAAATAAGGCTTTCGAAGTGGGGGGCGACTGACGCCACCTTAGAAGAGGCTGCAGAAAAGAGCATGACCAAGGGCCGTGCCGACAACAACCCGGTGCCCCTTGATAAAGAAACGGTTTTAAAAATTCTCAACAACATAAAGGGATGA
- a CDS encoding ABC transporter permease has product MTATAIRRTASGKMRIDCIEKNRSASVFLVVMAVLSILGMLYLDIPWSKMLARVPQVAGVFWKLGHLDFSNFDLIGTALWETISITVLSTIYSLLLSIFFGMLAAENIFRCPLLSTSVKAVFSFLRAVPTPVWVLLMMICIGMGPAAGIAGLCVHTTAFFTRAFAQSFEAVPTQTIEALQSAGASRISVFFNAVLPSAIPELVAWTGMRFEINFSECAILGMVGAGGIGYVISTNIEGYEYGTAGLAVLCVFVIAFCIERAFICIKARQRAC; this is encoded by the coding sequence ATGACGGCAACAGCAATCCGCAGGACGGCCTCGGGAAAAATGAGGATCGACTGCATCGAAAAGAATCGGTCGGCCTCTGTATTTCTGGTTGTCATGGCGGTTCTCTCCATTTTGGGAATGCTTTACCTGGATATTCCCTGGTCCAAGATGCTTGCCCGTGTCCCTCAGGTGGCGGGAGTGTTCTGGAAACTGGGGCATCTTGATTTTTCGAACTTCGACCTCATCGGTACGGCCCTTTGGGAAACCATTTCCATTACGGTGCTTTCCACTATTTACAGTCTGCTCCTTTCCATCTTTTTTGGCATGCTGGCTGCAGAAAACATTTTTCGGTGTCCCCTCCTTTCCACTTCGGTCAAGGCTGTCTTTTCCTTCCTCCGTGCCGTGCCCACCCCGGTATGGGTCCTCTTGATGATGATCTGTATCGGGATGGGACCTGCGGCTGGAATTGCGGGGCTCTGTGTACACACCACGGCTTTCTTTACACGGGCTTTTGCCCAGAGTTTTGAGGCGGTCCCTACCCAGACCATAGAAGCTTTACAGTCGGCGGGAGCGAGCCGGATTTCCGTATTCTTCAATGCGGTTCTTCCCTCGGCTATCCCGGAACTGGTGGCCTGGACGGGAATGCGCTTCGAAATCAACTTCTCGGAATGTGCCATCCTTGGCATGGTGGGGGCTGGCGGTATTGGCTATGTCATCTCCACTAACATCGAAGGATATGAATACGGTACGGCGGGACTTGCCGTCCTCTGCGTATTCGTCATTGCCTTTTGCATTGAACGGGCCTTTATCTGCATCAAGGCCAGGCAACGGGCCTGCTAA
- a CDS encoding ATP-binding protein → MKNSIRFSLIYVGVLAALFAVYFTAQVFENEMSEQLKRDLRETAHLVEVAYGKMDSSDGPVACLPDFASENLRITLVDRDGKVIYESDAEAAKMENHRNRPEIQEAINKGSGENLRYSVTLNAKVFYVAERLSDGNVLRLSRRLASLHESVSKTTPYLIALLAAIVVVSILIAFGLSRFFVRPVQKLAENLGQPELMDDEGIYKEIAPLVKTIRKQNRELQLTIEQLSEEKKKTAQMRDEFTANASHELKTPLTSISGYAELIENDMAKPEDVKLFAGKIHKEANRLLSIANDIMTLSKLDAPGESAIDLNETVDLWPLASGCIEELSLNASKKNIQVSLEGDAAAQVQGNYKLLFEMLYNLVDNSIRYTETGGSVSILVQQKSIAVKDTGIGIPEENQPRIFERFYRVDKSRSKATGGTGLGLAIVKHIAEVHHAEISLQSAIGVGTEITVTFC, encoded by the coding sequence ATGAAAAACAGCATCCGCTTCAGCTTGATTTATGTCGGAGTACTCGCCGCTCTCTTTGCGGTGTATTTCACGGCGCAGGTTTTCGAGAACGAAATGTCGGAGCAGTTGAAACGGGACTTGCGGGAAACAGCCCATCTCGTTGAAGTCGCCTACGGCAAGATGGATTCTTCTGATGGACCCGTAGCGTGCCTGCCTGATTTTGCCAGCGAGAACCTGCGCATTACCTTGGTAGATAGGGACGGCAAGGTGATTTACGAAAGCGATGCCGAGGCGGCCAAAATGGAAAACCACCGGAACCGCCCGGAAATACAGGAGGCCATCAACAAGGGCTCCGGTGAAAACCTCCGTTACTCCGTGACCTTGAATGCCAAGGTGTTTTACGTTGCGGAGCGCCTTTCCGATGGAAATGTGTTGCGCCTCAGCCGCAGGCTGGCGAGCCTCCATGAATCGGTATCCAAGACCACGCCTTACCTGATTGCCCTTTTGGCTGCCATCGTGGTAGTGTCTATACTGATTGCCTTTGGCTTGAGCCGGTTTTTTGTGCGGCCGGTGCAGAAACTGGCTGAAAACCTGGGGCAGCCCGAGCTCATGGACGACGAGGGAATTTACAAGGAAATCGCACCGCTTGTCAAAACCATCCGCAAGCAGAACCGGGAACTGCAACTCACCATAGAGCAACTTTCCGAAGAAAAGAAGAAGACCGCCCAGATGCGTGACGAGTTTACCGCTAATGCTTCTCACGAGTTGAAAACACCTCTTACCTCCATTTCGGGCTACGCGGAACTCATCGAAAATGACATGGCGAAACCCGAAGATGTGAAACTCTTTGCCGGAAAAATCCACAAGGAAGCGAACCGTCTGCTTTCCATTGCGAATGACATCATGACTCTTTCCAAGCTGGATGCCCCGGGAGAATCTGCGATAGACTTGAACGAGACTGTAGACCTGTGGCCCCTAGCTTCCGGTTGCATCGAGGAGTTGTCCCTTAACGCCAGCAAGAAAAACATCCAAGTGTCCCTGGAAGGGGATGCTGCCGCTCAGGTACAGGGCAATTACAAACTCCTTTTTGAAATGCTTTACAACCTGGTCGACAATTCCATTCGCTATACAGAAACGGGTGGTTCCGTGAGTATTCTAGTGCAACAAAAATCCATTGCTGTGAAGGATACTGGGATTGGCATTCCCGAAGAAAATCAGCCTCGCATCTTCGAACGCTTTTACCGGGTAGACAAGAGCCGTTCCAAGGCCACTGGCGGCACGGGGCTAGGCCTCGCAATCGTGAAGCATATCGCCGAAGTGCACCATGCAGAGATTTCGTTACAATCCGCCATAGGCGTAGGCACGGAAATAACCGTGACTTTCTGCTAG
- the pstB gene encoding phosphate ABC transporter ATP-binding protein PstB, with protein MTPNEKISIRGMDLYYGNFHALKDVNLNIMPNEIMAFIGPSGCGKSTLLKSLNRMNDLVEGCKITGHILLDGQDIYGKMDPNILRKRVGMVFQKPNPFPMSIYDNIAYGPRTHGIRNKAELDEIVEKSLRNSGVWDELKDRLKKNALGLSGGQQQRLCIARALAVSPEVLLMDEPTSALDPISTSIIEDLVLELKKDYTIVMVTHNMQQATRVSDRTAFFLLGEVIEVNKTETLFSLPKDKRTEDYITGRFG; from the coding sequence ATGACCCCTAACGAAAAAATTTCTATTCGCGGCATGGACCTGTACTACGGTAATTTCCATGCGCTGAAAGACGTGAACCTTAACATTATGCCCAACGAGATCATGGCCTTTATCGGGCCCTCCGGCTGCGGCAAGAGCACCCTGCTCAAGTCATTGAACCGTATGAACGATCTGGTGGAAGGTTGCAAGATTACGGGCCACATCCTCCTGGATGGTCAGGATATTTACGGGAAAATGGACCCCAACATTCTCCGGAAAAGGGTGGGCATGGTGTTCCAGAAACCCAATCCCTTCCCCATGAGCATCTACGACAACATCGCCTACGGCCCCAGGACCCACGGTATCCGCAACAAGGCGGAACTGGACGAAATCGTGGAAAAGTCCCTGCGGAATTCCGGTGTGTGGGACGAACTGAAGGACCGCCTGAAAAAGAACGCTCTCGGTCTTTCCGGCGGTCAGCAGCAGAGGCTCTGCATAGCCCGTGCCCTGGCGGTTTCGCCGGAAGTGCTCCTGATGGATGAACCCACCAGCGCCCTGGACCCTATTTCCACCTCCATTATCGAGGACCTGGTTCTGGAACTCAAGAAGGACTATACCATCGTCATGGTGACCCATAACATGCAGCAGGCCACCCGTGTTTCCGACAGGACCGCCTTCTTCCTCTTGGGGGAAGTCATCGAAGTCAACAAGACAGAAACCCTGTTCTCGCTGCCCAAGGACAAGCGCACCGAGGACTACATTACCGGGAGATTTGGATAA
- a CDS encoding phosphate/phosphite/phosphonate ABC transporter substrate-binding protein: MVLAICAIYICGCSGESVKNFTIAYAPNESTEQSTDARNGLAKDLGAFLGVEVKEIQATDYNAIIEALRTGKADMAYLGALSVALAMERAGAEPIVMKAPKGDKTLATYRSVFIAKSDNERINTPRDAKGKKIAFVDPNSTSGNLVPTSEIMNVFDDEKLNSDLIHTNGKFFEAVSFSGKHQAGLQAVIKGDVDIVPISDQILASEIANGNAAEGSVKVIHSSAPIPAEVMTVGKTVSPELKAKLVKFLTAYDNAEYFAKVIKVPSARFVPSSKDDYAAIVTLNRNINQ; this comes from the coding sequence ATGGTTCTTGCGATCTGCGCCATTTACATTTGCGGATGTAGCGGAGAATCGGTAAAAAACTTCACCATCGCCTACGCGCCAAACGAGTCTACGGAACAGAGTACTGATGCCCGTAACGGTCTTGCAAAGGATCTTGGAGCGTTTCTCGGAGTGGAGGTAAAGGAAATTCAGGCCACGGACTACAATGCGATTATTGAGGCCCTTCGTACGGGAAAGGCCGACATGGCTTACCTGGGGGCCCTTTCTGTTGCCCTCGCCATGGAACGCGCCGGGGCTGAACCCATTGTCATGAAGGCCCCGAAGGGCGACAAGACCCTGGCCACTTACCGCTCCGTGTTTATCGCCAAGAGCGATAACGAAAGGATTAACACCCCCCGTGATGCCAAGGGCAAGAAAATCGCCTTTGTGGACCCGAATTCCACCTCGGGAAACCTGGTGCCTACTTCTGAGATCATGAATGTGTTTGACGACGAAAAACTGAACTCCGACCTGATTCACACCAACGGGAAGTTTTTCGAGGCGGTGAGCTTTTCCGGTAAGCACCAGGCCGGCCTCCAGGCGGTCATCAAGGGCGATGTGGATATTGTCCCCATTTCCGACCAGATCCTTGCTTCGGAAATTGCCAACGGCAATGCGGCTGAGGGTTCTGTAAAGGTTATTCACTCCTCGGCTCCGATTCCTGCCGAAGTCATGACCGTTGGCAAAACGGTTTCTCCGGAACTGAAGGCAAAACTCGTCAAGTTCCTGACGGCCTACGACAATGCAGAATATTTCGCAAAGGTCATCAAGGTGCCTAGCGCCCGGTTTGTACCTTCTTCCAAGGATGATTACGCCGCAATCGTGACCCTTAACCGCAACATCAACCAGTAA